In the Salmo trutta chromosome 13, fSalTru1.1, whole genome shotgun sequence genome, GATGATACCCCTTGGCCACTTGACATTTGGAGCAAGATGGCTCCAAGTAAAcaacaggtttccttcagaccTGACCGCTCCAtgagtctaaccgaatccaataTCCTCTCCTTCGGTAAAATGAAGACCCTGGACGAAGTGCCTCCACCTCCTGGATTTCCTCCACTGAACAACCCGACTCCTCTCCCTTCCAACCGTTACAAAACCGAACTGTGCCGTAGCTTCCAGGAGAACGGAAGCTGTAAATATGGGAGCAAGTGTCAGTTTGCCCATGGAGAGCCTGAGCTGCGCGGTTTGTACAGGCACCCAAAATACAAAACGGAGGCCTGTCGCACCTTTTACAACTTTGGCTACTGCCCATATGGAGCCCGCTGTCACTTCATTCACGAAGAGAAACTCACCCCCTTGACCCAAAAGTTCCACAACCAAGCACTTGCTGATCAGAACCCACGTCAGCTCCGTCAGAGCGTCAGTTTCGCAGGTTTCATGAGATCACGCAGCTCTCCTCCCCCTGCGCTCCACGACCCCCTTGGCTTCACCCGTGCGCCCTCGGTGTCACCACCCCCAGCGGACATTCTCTCCCCAGTGTTCAATGacacccaacacaacacatttCAGTTTTGTCAGAGCCGACCCAGTGTTGGTGACATCCACAACATCCCTATGATAGTTGAGCGACAGAAGCCCTCACGCTGCGTTTGTGGCCACGGAAATAACTTCCCAAACACTCTGAACAAATCTTACGCTATGGAGGACCGCAACAATGTCTACATCACCCAGCCAAACCTCCAGCGCTTCTCTTCTGAAGATTCCCTCTCAGATCGGGATAGTTGCACCAGCACAGGCAGCACCAGCGGTTCAGAGTCCCCCACCTTTGATGGGGCTGGCAACAAGCGCCTCACCGTCTTTGCGCGCCTGTCACTCTCTGATTAGTAAACCCAAACCACACAGAGACAATACAAATCACGAACCTCGATCAATTGTGAAGGTTCTGCTTACACAAATCAGAAATCCTATCAATATGATGCGCATCAACACTTTATACTGTTGTTTATTTATTAGTAAATTACTTGCTCAGTGAAATTTATTTGGTACTCAAACTTATCAAAATCTGTATATTTTTTATACTTATGTATATTTTCATTTAACTTTTCATCTTGTCTTCCATTAATTGCTTTCTTTAAAAATGACCTTGATGGTTATGACAGTAACAGACGTTTTAAGTGCCTTTACCTGTCTCAATCAATATGAGAAGGGCCTAGTAGCCTTACTTTAGCTGGATTACTTCGATTAGTCCTTCAAATATATGATCATATGAAACAAAAGACTCCCCTCCGTTTAGTAAGCTGCCAGAACTATTTGTCAGATCTATTCATACTGTTGGTATTCATGTGTATGCCACAAACTGTTGAAAATATTCAAACCATCAATGTGACTTGAAAAATGACAACAAGACATTCTCTCACTGTGATATGCACTTTAAAATAGGTATTGGGAGACTCGTCTCTCTATGTAGCATTTAACCAAAGCTTTATACTTACTTTTATACTTTTGCTACATTCTCTGTGTAAGAGCAGTTTATCATATTATTTTTGGACATCCATCATATTTTAAGACATCTGTGACAAAAGTGAGAAGGTGCTAGTACGCCGTCTGTGTATGTCACAGATCTAGGAGGGGGGTATTTGTGTAATCTTGCCATTTATTTAGAGACCTGTTTTGTTGCATAATGTTTTGACAACCCTGGTTGGGTCTTACTCAGCTGTAGTAGGTGACTTCTATttcatcagggactgtaacatcaCAGTATTTCCATAGACTATAGGTTGACCTATTTGCCTTTTGTAATTGTATAGACTTAACTAATATATTTATTATGATATTTATTGTGTTAATACCAATGTATTTTGTACTTATTTATCAAGAACATGTCAGGGTCTGTGAAAACGATGTGTGAATTATTAAGAAAAAAAGAATGAATTTATTTTTGATCGCCCGAACAGGAGAAATAAATGAAAATGATAAAGAAATTTAATTTCTTGCATTTAATGGTCTTTTTGTCAGTTTTACAGCTTGTCTTAAGTTTGATTCAATAAGGCAAACATTCCTTACTACTTGATGACAACACAAACAGAAGCTATATGAGGGCAGAATACATGGTTTACGCAATGATACACACAACACATAAGTTATCATATGATCAAACTGTATTTTGTgcttaaataatacaaaaatagaaACAGAAGATACGCTCATTTTCTCGCTGTGAGCAACCAGGCTATATCTTTCTATAGATGGCTGTTATGTCAACACAAATGGGTGATATTGTATTTGGCCCGAATACTGTGTCAGTCACTGAAGGCATTTGACCCAAAACAACAACTTAGTCCTTATCCTGCATGCATAGAGCTCAGTTTCATAACTAGCCATGTGGATATGCTGGAGTTGGTGTGTTGACCATTAGATAGGGAGCTGAGCTGTAACCTAGCTGTGTGGTCAAGTGCCTGTGCATATTTGACATTCCTCTCTTAGGACGCCCTGTGCTCACCCTTGTGTTTACTTACTGGCAAGGTTGCCATGGTTAACCGTCTTTCCTCTGCTCTGTATACACTTGAGTGTGTACCAATACTTGCCATTCTTATCCCCAATGGGTATCCATTTTTATGATGTCAGATATGACTGGATTGCATCAGAAAGGCCTTGTATTACAAGTGAACTCCAGAAATCTCCTTTTGCAATTTGTCCCTTCATGTAAGGATAGCTGACAAAGTTTTTATTGATAAGTTTTTAATATGGGCACAGGATGAACACAAAGAGCAATGCAAACACTTCCTTAAACCTTGTATTTGAAATGTGAGGTTTATAGTGTTAAATCAACCTCACTACTTTAATAGCCTACTTTTCCTCAATCCGGTAAGGCCTTCAAAAGTCTATACGCTGCACATTTCTGATGGGATCAGACATGCTACTAGGCTTAAAAAGGttgggtatattactggaaactttagaATTTctgtatctttcaaggattttatgtaatctatcaaaagacatctagtggcccttttgggtacttcagatttcCACGTGTCTGTAATAATCTCTGTCCCTCTGTGCGGCCTTATTGCATGTAAAATATGTGAAAGAATTGAATAAGATGattttaaaatataaaaataatagcaaagctgtaaaacattatgcTAAATATAAACAATCAACTTATTGAATAGCATTGGTGATTAATATGAgagtttcagcatgaaatatcctttctaattataaataaaaaatgtttacaaacatttattttactgtGTCAATATGTAGTTGTCAATGCATTAgcgtcaaactggtggcagttgtgaaaaaaagtcaatagttggaagagttgtaGAGTTAATTGAAAATTAAGCCCTCATTTTTTCATTatttaggctattttctcttgaaccatatggtctatcaactagaaactcatggacaatatgtaCACACAGATATAATAAATACTACACATGAATAACCAAAGTTATGCTGTTAATTAGTAAAATTACTGAATGttccggtaactttggtaaattaccagtAGCTTTGTAACCCTATATGCTACCAAGTTCATACGCTTTTCAGTTTGCCATTTACTCTAAATGAGAGGTTGCTGGGAATAGCCTACTAATACAAATCAGGCTACGCCAATGGATTGGATATGCTATCTTCTCACTGTCAATGCAATCAGCAGTGAAGAAACAGTGCTAAAGGCAAACACCTCCAGATAAACCTGTCCTGAGATCAGTTATCTGTGCATGCACGTACATAGCCCTAATCCATCTGTAGGGAAAACACAACCTTTGAACAGCTCACCAATACAGACAGATCAATAGCGGCAACAATTTGTCCACGTAGACCTACATTGCCCACATACTATAGAGTGGGAGCACAAGCTATTGTTATTTGTTAAGGTAATGTTATCTTACATGGTGCTGCTAGCGTGGTTTTCACTTCTAGCTTAAGGAAAGTGTCCCCCACTCAATGGTTGATGCATGAGATAAACAGCATTGTTGAAACCGCAGCGTATCTAATTTTGACAGCTACAAGTGAGACAAAGGATATGACAAATTCACATCTATTTATTTGTTGCCTTTCCCACTTCCTCTTTCCTCTTCTGTTCTTCCTCAAGATGGGGTAGTAGAGGTGTCAATCGACAAGGAGGAAGATCAAGTTTGATCTGAAGAACAGAATATCTTTCTGTCAATACAGATGATCTTGCCATAACATTTTCTCTGTATTTCAACCAAGACCTTAGAATGCAGGACCAGAGGACCCCTCACAGCACCCCGAGGTGGACCATGCCGTTACACAAAAATACCTACCTTAGGGGAACTGTGATTGTAGGCCAACAGTCACATCAATAAAGAAATCAATTCACAGTCCATTTAGTTTATCTTGTCCTTTAAGTCAGTACAGACACAGGATGCGTTGCCATAACAACAGAGGCCGTCCAGTAAAATCAAATAACCAACACAGAGCACAAAACGGGCAGTGTGTTTTCTCTAGGTTTGGCATAGCCTCACACTGCAAACATAGACAGCTGGTGGACCATGCATTGCGGTTTGGACCGCAACAGTGTAATGCCGCATATAGTGTGTTTCTTTAGTTTATTTTTGCCTTTTATCTTTTGGAATGGTTAGTGAAATCCCTATCTTTAGTTGGCATTTTGATAGATTGCTAATGTGAGCATTATGCTAGTTAATCTACGTTTTGTAGATTCCTGCCTAGGAGGATATATTTACTGTCTATGATAAACTCCATTACACCTTGTGTGATGGACCCAGTTCTGTAGAAATGGTCACGTGGTGAGTCACAAATGAATCCCATACGCTCTACTCTGATCTGATTCCAAGACTCAACAGTTATACCTTActacagatttaaaaaaatgttatatCCAGAATCACTGGTAAAGCAATATAGAGAGCATTACTAATgccgtctttttgtaggcactaactccaaCATGGCTCGTTGGCCAAAGCCTATGGGAAATgagtgttttttttggggggggataaacgccgaaaataaggtctgtagTTAACACAGGCCTAGgagatttattacatttttttctatgAGGTAATCTTCATCAGCGAACGTAACTTTTggtgaattttgaagcatttatgtaatcaaaacaagcatctaaagcacataaaggcttcataatttaTAAAGgccatgttaactgactgatattatctgaTAGAACAAAACTTagaagatctcctaagcctgcgTTAACCTCAGACCTCATTTCCGGCGTTTATGacaaaaccctattctttctcCATAGGAATGGCTGCACGAACCAGTCGTAACTAATTTAAATTTTTATGGACTACAAGCTGGCAAGCTCTGTGGCTATCTATTCTGGACTGAGTATGATGATTTATTAGCATGGCAAACTGATCCTAACCCCCATTCCTTCTTGCAATGCCTTTAGAGACCTCTAGGGGTCTGCAATAACTCACTTGGCCTTGTGGCCTAAACCCAAAAGAATGACTGTTCTTACAGAACCTCATAATGTGGACAGAGGAAGGACAATGGGATGAGAAAAATCTTATTTTTAGCATAAGGTTTCCTCAGGCAGAGTGTGGTTTACCTGTGCCCTGGCAAGGTTGTCTTTGTGCAGACAAGCAGATCCATAATCAGAGGCCAAACCCATCCCAACATCAATGTTTAACGACTAGTAAGAGATAAAATATAAACAAAATACATTACTCCATCAGCGTCATTGTGGACCGTCAAGACCCATCCCCACATGCAAACAGGAGATAGTAGGCCTAATAGACAGTCTACTGTTGGAAACAGTGAAGCCTTACGAAACCAAAAATCATTTGAATAATACATTTGCTAGTCTGCACATTGTTTTGTTTGGCAGACAGGCCGTCGAAAAACATGTATGACTAAAAGCAATGTTTTGAACAAGGTATCTACTGTTTTCCCATAAAAAAAATGACATATACCTAAAACACATCCTTCTATTTACAGTAACAAACACGAACAGGCAAACTTTCTTTACAAACATGAGCGACCCTAGCAAAGTTAATTCAGGAGCACCACAATATGAACAGTTAGAAAGCAGTCAATTTGAACCACTCTCTATCAACGTTTGCTGAGAGGTGATTGCTAGAGCAGCAGTTCAAAGGTAGAACTGGTCTATTTGCACAAGTTACTGAGGCAAGACAAGATTAATTGCAAAAGCCTCTTGAAACAGGCGTGTTCAGCATCATGGAAACAAGTCTGGTTTCTATTCTGCCGATGCAAGTCAGTGTCAAATCCTATCAAGACTCCTCCGGCCAAGAACAACACAGAGGGAGAATTCTTACATATCTAATGTGGAGCATGTGTGCACAGCAATATGAGCTATGGAGAAGTTATTGCAACAGTCACATTTATTAAGCACTGCTACAGTTTTGTATTTGGAGTCAGGCACATTCAAGGTTGAACGGTGCACTCCCTGTGCTATTATAATCATTCAGGGCTGGCTCTAAAACTTCACCCAAGTCAAATCAAAGGTACTTTATATGAACGTGTATTTTGGCAGGTGTGTGTATAGGCAGTTGGCACATCTTTGAGCCAAGTGTTTAAGCTAAACAAATAACTGAACAATGGGGGAAATTGACTAAAGAATCAGAGAGTTAGGAAATGGgctttaaatgtgtttggctttATTAATCAAGATCATCTGAGGGAGCTCCATTGAAGACTTCGGACTTTGTGGTGTGTTGACTTTATTCATTGGGTGTTATGTGGGAAGTCAGGCCATGGGATACAGGCTATTGTACGGGACAGATTGAAATGTACTGGGGGTGGAGGGGCTGGTCCAACTCAAGGTGTCcccaacgtaaaaaaaaaaaaaaaaattccgcATGACCCTCCCCTTGTCTGTAAAATAAATTGAACACCCTCCCCATCATAGAATTAACTAAAAAATAATGTTCACGACCAAAAGCAACAACTGTAGCAACCCTGTGTTTATAAATATGGATATCGACTTTGCCACTTCAACATGCTTTTGTGGCACTGTTGATACCATGCAGGGGTATGGGCCAGAAGG is a window encoding:
- the LOC115205975 gene encoding mRNA decay activator protein ZFP36; the protein is MSDMIDDIITRNLINLGLDEPFIQQQIQPMAPRLNSSTSFFSPKRHSLNSEQLNDDTPWPLDIWSKMAPSKQQVSFRPDRSMSLTESNILSFGKMKTLDEVPPPPGFPPLNNPTPLPSNRYKTELCRSFQENGSCKYGSKCQFAHGEPELRGLYRHPKYKTEACRTFYNFGYCPYGARCHFIHEEKLTPLTQKFHNQALADQNPRQLRQSVSFAGFMRSRSSPPPALHDPLGFTRAPSVSPPPADILSPVFNDTQHNTFQFCQSRPSVGDIHNIPMIVERQKPSRCVCGHGNNFPNTLNKSYAMEDRNNVYITQPNLQRFSSEDSLSDRDSCTSTGSTSGSESPTFDGAGNKRLTVFARLSLSD